A region from the Macaca mulatta isolate MMU2019108-1 chromosome 13, T2T-MMU8v2.0, whole genome shotgun sequence genome encodes:
- the LIMS1 gene encoding LIM and senescent cell antigen-like-containing domain protein 1 isoform X8: protein MLGVAAGMTHSNMANALASATCERCKGGFAPAEKIVNSNGELYHEQCFVCAQCFQQFPEGLFYEFEGRKYCEHDFQMLFAPCCHQCGEFIIGRVIKAMNNSWHPECFRCDLCQEVLADIGFVKNAGRHLCRPCHNREKARGLGKYICQKCHAIIDEQPLIFKNDPYHPDHFNCANCGKELTADARELKGELYCLPCHDKMGVPICGACRRPIEGRVVNAMGKQWHVEHFVCAKCEKPFLGHRHYERKGLAYCETHYNQLFGDVCFHCNRVIEGDVVSALNKAWCVNCFACSTCNTKLTLKDKFVEIDLKPVCKHCYEKMPEEFKRRLAKREREAKDKDKQKKKKPVCL, encoded by the exons CAACATGGCCAATGCCCTGGCCAGCGCCACTTGTGAGCGCTGCAAGGGCGGCTTTGCACCCGCTGAGAAGATCGTAAACAGTAACGGGGAGCTGTACCATGAACAGTGTTTCGTGTGCGCTCAGTGCTTCCAGCAGTTCCCAGAAGGACTCTTCTATGAG TTTGAAGGAAGAAAGTACTGTGAACATGACTTTCAGATGCTCTTTGCCCCTTGCTGTCATCAGTGTG GTGAATTCATCATTGGCCGAGTTATCAAAGCCATGAATAACAGCTGGCATCCAGAGTGCTTCCGCTGTGACCTCTGCCAGGAAGTTCTGGCGGATATCGGGTTTGTCAAGAATGCTGGGAG ACACCTGTGTCGCCCCTGTCATAATCGTGAGAAAGCGAGAGGCCTTGGGAAATATATCTGCCAGAAATGCCATGCTATCATCGACGAGCAGCCTCTGATATTCAAGAACGACCCCTACCATCCAGACCATTTCAACTGTGCCAACTGCGG GAAGGAACTGACTGCCGATGCACGGGAGCTGAAAGGGGAGCTGTACTGCCTGCCATGCCATGATAAAATGGGGGTCCCCATCTGTGGCGCTTGCCGACGGCCCATTGAAGGGCGCGTGGTGAACGCCATGGGCAAGCAGTGGCATGTGGAG CATTTTGTGTGCGCCAAGTGTGAGAAACCCTTTCTTGGACATCGCCATTACGAGAGGAAAGGCCTGGCGTATTGTGAAACCCACTATAACCAG ctaTTTGGTGATGTTTGCTTCCACTGCAATCGTGTTATAGAAGGTGATG tGGTCTCTGCTCTTAATAAGGCCTGGTGTGTGAACTGCTTTGCCTGTTCTACCTGCAACACTAAGTTAACACTCAA GGATAAGTTTGTTGAAATTGACCTAAAGCCAGTCTGCAAACACTGTTATGAGAAAATGCCAGAAGAATTTAAGAGGCGGCTTGCCAAACGGGAGAGAGAAGCAAAGGATAAGgacaagcagaaaaagaaaaagccagtcTGTTTGTAA
- the LIMS1 gene encoding LIM and senescent cell antigen-like-containing domain protein 1 isoform X5 — protein sequence MTALQLKELSHSGLYRRRRDRPDSLRVNGLPEEELSNMANALASATCERCKGGFAPAEKIVNSNGELYHEQCFVCAQCFQQFPEGLFYEFEGRKYCEHDFQMLFAPCCHQCGEFIIGRVIKAMNNSWHPECFRCDLCQEVLADIGFVKNAGRHLCRPCHNREKARGLGKYICQKCHAIIDEQPLIFKNDPYHPDHFNCANCGKELTADARELKGELYCLPCHDKMGVPICGACRRPIEGRVVNAMGKQWHVEHFVCAKCEKPFLGHRHYERKGLAYCETHYNQLFGDVCFHCNRVIEGDVVSALNKAWCVNCFACSTCNTKLTLKDKFVEIDLKPVCKHCYEKMPEEFKRRLAKREREAKDKDKQKKKKPVCL from the exons CAACATGGCCAATGCCCTGGCCAGCGCCACTTGTGAGCGCTGCAAGGGCGGCTTTGCACCCGCTGAGAAGATCGTAAACAGTAACGGGGAGCTGTACCATGAACAGTGTTTCGTGTGCGCTCAGTGCTTCCAGCAGTTCCCAGAAGGACTCTTCTATGAG TTTGAAGGAAGAAAGTACTGTGAACATGACTTTCAGATGCTCTTTGCCCCTTGCTGTCATCAGTGTG GTGAATTCATCATTGGCCGAGTTATCAAAGCCATGAATAACAGCTGGCATCCAGAGTGCTTCCGCTGTGACCTCTGCCAGGAAGTTCTGGCGGATATCGGGTTTGTCAAGAATGCTGGGAG ACACCTGTGTCGCCCCTGTCATAATCGTGAGAAAGCGAGAGGCCTTGGGAAATATATCTGCCAGAAATGCCATGCTATCATCGACGAGCAGCCTCTGATATTCAAGAACGACCCCTACCATCCAGACCATTTCAACTGTGCCAACTGCGG GAAGGAACTGACTGCCGATGCACGGGAGCTGAAAGGGGAGCTGTACTGCCTGCCATGCCATGATAAAATGGGGGTCCCCATCTGTGGCGCTTGCCGACGGCCCATTGAAGGGCGCGTGGTGAACGCCATGGGCAAGCAGTGGCATGTGGAG CATTTTGTGTGCGCCAAGTGTGAGAAACCCTTTCTTGGACATCGCCATTACGAGAGGAAAGGCCTGGCGTATTGTGAAACCCACTATAACCAG ctaTTTGGTGATGTTTGCTTCCACTGCAATCGTGTTATAGAAGGTGATG tGGTCTCTGCTCTTAATAAGGCCTGGTGTGTGAACTGCTTTGCCTGTTCTACCTGCAACACTAAGTTAACACTCAA GGATAAGTTTGTTGAAATTGACCTAAAGCCAGTCTGCAAACACTGTTATGAGAAAATGCCAGAAGAATTTAAGAGGCGGCTTGCCAAACGGGAGAGAGAAGCAAAGGATAAGgacaagcagaaaaagaaaaagccagtcTGTTTGTAA
- the LIMS1 gene encoding LIM and senescent cell antigen-like-containing domain protein 1 isoform X15, with protein sequence MANALASATCERCKGGFAPAEKIVNSNGELYHEQCFVCAQCFQQFPEGLFYEFEGRKYCEHDFQMLFAPCCHQCGEFIIGRVIKAMNNSWHPECFRCDLCQEVLADIGFVKNAGRHLCRPCHNREKARGLGKYICQKCHAIIDEQPLIFKNDPYHPDHFNCANCGKELTADARELKGELYCLPCHDKMGVPICGACRRPIEGRVVNAMGKQWHVEHFVCAKCEKPFLGHRHYERKGLAYCETHYNQLFGDVCFHCNRVIEGDVVSALNKAWCVNCFACSTCNTKLTLKNKFVEFDMKPVCKKCYEKFPLELKKRLKKLAETLGRK encoded by the exons ATGGCCAATGCCCTGGCCAGCGCCACTTGTGAGCGCTGCAAGGGCGGCTTTGCACCCGCTGAGAAGATCGTAAACAGTAACGGGGAGCTGTACCATGAACAGTGTTTCGTGTGCGCTCAGTGCTTCCAGCAGTTCCCAGAAGGACTCTTCTATGAG TTTGAAGGAAGAAAGTACTGTGAACATGACTTTCAGATGCTCTTTGCCCCTTGCTGTCATCAGTGTG GTGAATTCATCATTGGCCGAGTTATCAAAGCCATGAATAACAGCTGGCATCCAGAGTGCTTCCGCTGTGACCTCTGCCAGGAAGTTCTGGCGGATATCGGGTTTGTCAAGAATGCTGGGAG ACACCTGTGTCGCCCCTGTCATAATCGTGAGAAAGCGAGAGGCCTTGGGAAATATATCTGCCAGAAATGCCATGCTATCATCGACGAGCAGCCTCTGATATTCAAGAACGACCCCTACCATCCAGACCATTTCAACTGTGCCAACTGCGG GAAGGAACTGACTGCCGATGCACGGGAGCTGAAAGGGGAGCTGTACTGCCTGCCATGCCATGATAAAATGGGGGTCCCCATCTGTGGCGCTTGCCGACGGCCCATTGAAGGGCGCGTGGTGAACGCCATGGGCAAGCAGTGGCATGTGGAG CATTTTGTGTGCGCCAAGTGTGAGAAACCCTTTCTTGGACATCGCCATTACGAGAGGAAAGGCCTGGCGTATTGTGAAACCCACTATAACCAG ctaTTTGGTGATGTTTGCTTCCACTGCAATCGTGTTATAGAAGGTGATG tGGTCTCTGCTCTTAATAAGGCCTGGTGTGTGAACTGCTTTGCCTGTTCTACCTGCAACACTAAGTTAACACTCAA GAATAAGTTTGTGGAGTTTGACATGAAGCCGGTCTGTAAGAAGTGCTATGAGAAATTTCCACTGGAGCTGAAGAAAAGACTTAAGAAACTAGCTGAGACCTTAGGAAGGAAATAA
- the LIMS1 gene encoding LIM and senescent cell antigen-like-containing domain protein 1 isoform X14 — translation MANALASATCERCKGGFAPAEKIVNSNGELYHEQCFVCAQCFQQFPEGLFYEFEGRKYCEHDFQMLFAPCCHQCGEFIIGRVIKAMNNSWHPECFRCDLCQEVLADIGFVKNAGRHLCRPCHNREKARGLGKYICQKCHAIIDEQPLIFKNDPYHPDHFNCANCGKELTADARELKGELYCLPCHDKMGVPICGACRRPIEGRVVNAMGKQWHVEHFVCAKCEKPFLGHRHYERKGLAYCETHYNQLFGDVCFHCNRVIEGDVVSALNKAWCVNCFACSTCNTKLTLKDKFVEIDLKPVCKHCYEKMPEEFKRRLAKREREAKDKDKQKKKKPVCL, via the exons ATGGCCAATGCCCTGGCCAGCGCCACTTGTGAGCGCTGCAAGGGCGGCTTTGCACCCGCTGAGAAGATCGTAAACAGTAACGGGGAGCTGTACCATGAACAGTGTTTCGTGTGCGCTCAGTGCTTCCAGCAGTTCCCAGAAGGACTCTTCTATGAG TTTGAAGGAAGAAAGTACTGTGAACATGACTTTCAGATGCTCTTTGCCCCTTGCTGTCATCAGTGTG GTGAATTCATCATTGGCCGAGTTATCAAAGCCATGAATAACAGCTGGCATCCAGAGTGCTTCCGCTGTGACCTCTGCCAGGAAGTTCTGGCGGATATCGGGTTTGTCAAGAATGCTGGGAG ACACCTGTGTCGCCCCTGTCATAATCGTGAGAAAGCGAGAGGCCTTGGGAAATATATCTGCCAGAAATGCCATGCTATCATCGACGAGCAGCCTCTGATATTCAAGAACGACCCCTACCATCCAGACCATTTCAACTGTGCCAACTGCGG GAAGGAACTGACTGCCGATGCACGGGAGCTGAAAGGGGAGCTGTACTGCCTGCCATGCCATGATAAAATGGGGGTCCCCATCTGTGGCGCTTGCCGACGGCCCATTGAAGGGCGCGTGGTGAACGCCATGGGCAAGCAGTGGCATGTGGAG CATTTTGTGTGCGCCAAGTGTGAGAAACCCTTTCTTGGACATCGCCATTACGAGAGGAAAGGCCTGGCGTATTGTGAAACCCACTATAACCAG ctaTTTGGTGATGTTTGCTTCCACTGCAATCGTGTTATAGAAGGTGATG tGGTCTCTGCTCTTAATAAGGCCTGGTGTGTGAACTGCTTTGCCTGTTCTACCTGCAACACTAAGTTAACACTCAA GGATAAGTTTGTTGAAATTGACCTAAAGCCAGTCTGCAAACACTGTTATGAGAAAATGCCAGAAGAATTTAAGAGGCGGCTTGCCAAACGGGAGAGAGAAGCAAAGGATAAGgacaagcagaaaaagaaaaagccagtcTGTTTGTAA
- the LIMS1 gene encoding LIM and senescent cell antigen-like-containing domain protein 1 isoform X16 — MLFAPCCHQCGEFIIGRVIKAMNNSWHPECFRCDLCQEVLADIGFVKNAGRHLCRPCHNREKARGLGKYICQKCHAIIDEQPLIFKNDPYHPDHFNCANCGKELTADARELKGELYCLPCHDKMGVPICGACRRPIEGRVVNAMGKQWHVEHFVCAKCEKPFLGHRHYERKGLAYCETHYNQLFGDVCFHCNRVIEGDVVSALNKAWCVNCFACSTCNTKLTLKNKFVEFDMKPVCKKCYEKFPLELKKRLKKLAETLGRK; from the exons ATGCTCTTTGCCCCTTGCTGTCATCAGTGTG GTGAATTCATCATTGGCCGAGTTATCAAAGCCATGAATAACAGCTGGCATCCAGAGTGCTTCCGCTGTGACCTCTGCCAGGAAGTTCTGGCGGATATCGGGTTTGTCAAGAATGCTGGGAG ACACCTGTGTCGCCCCTGTCATAATCGTGAGAAAGCGAGAGGCCTTGGGAAATATATCTGCCAGAAATGCCATGCTATCATCGACGAGCAGCCTCTGATATTCAAGAACGACCCCTACCATCCAGACCATTTCAACTGTGCCAACTGCGG GAAGGAACTGACTGCCGATGCACGGGAGCTGAAAGGGGAGCTGTACTGCCTGCCATGCCATGATAAAATGGGGGTCCCCATCTGTGGCGCTTGCCGACGGCCCATTGAAGGGCGCGTGGTGAACGCCATGGGCAAGCAGTGGCATGTGGAG CATTTTGTGTGCGCCAAGTGTGAGAAACCCTTTCTTGGACATCGCCATTACGAGAGGAAAGGCCTGGCGTATTGTGAAACCCACTATAACCAG ctaTTTGGTGATGTTTGCTTCCACTGCAATCGTGTTATAGAAGGTGATG tGGTCTCTGCTCTTAATAAGGCCTGGTGTGTGAACTGCTTTGCCTGTTCTACCTGCAACACTAAGTTAACACTCAA GAATAAGTTTGTGGAGTTTGACATGAAGCCGGTCTGTAAGAAGTGCTATGAGAAATTTCCACTGGAGCTGAAGAAAAGACTTAAGAAACTAGCTGAGACCTTAGGAAGGAAATAA